One Acinetobacter colistiniresistens DNA segment encodes these proteins:
- the rpmG gene encoding 50S ribosomal protein L33: MRDKIRLVSTAGTGYFYTTTKNKRTMPEKMEIKKFDPKIRQHVIFKEAKIK; encoded by the coding sequence ATGCGTGATAAGATTCGCCTCGTTTCTACAGCTGGTACAGGTTATTTCTATACCACTACTAAGAACAAACGTACTATGCCGGAAAAAATGGAAATCAAAAAATTTGATCCAAAAATCCGTCAACACGTCATTTTCAAAGAAGCTAAAATTAAATAA
- the rpmB gene encoding 50S ribosomal protein L28: protein MSKVCQVTGKRPIVGNNVSHANNKTKRRFEPNLHHHRFWLESEKRFVRLRLTTKGMRIIDKLGIEKVVADLRAQGQKI from the coding sequence ATGTCTAAGGTTTGCCAAGTTACCGGCAAGCGTCCTATCGTTGGTAACAACGTGTCGCACGCAAACAACAAAACCAAACGCCGGTTCGAGCCGAACCTGCACCACCACCGTTTTTGGTTAGAAAGCGAAAAGCGTTTTGTACGTCTTCGTTTAACCACTAAAGGTATGCGTATTATTGATAAATTGGGTATCGAGAAAGTTGTTGCTGATCTCCGTGCTCAAGGTCAAAAGATCTAA